From Apium graveolens cultivar Ventura chromosome 9, ASM990537v1, whole genome shotgun sequence, the proteins below share one genomic window:
- the LOC141683438 gene encoding cathepsin B-like protease 3 isoform X2: protein MFVVLKINYEKRDIDSFKAIDVKAFPKDDPTKPCKLTAFFGYKFSQFKHLLGVKPTPLEKLQGIPVKIHSERLNLPSHFDSMTTWPKCSTIGSILDQGHCGENSTMWTIPQCDV, encoded by the exons ATGTTTGTG GTTTTGAAGATCAATTATGAGAAGAGAGACATAGACTCATTCAAGGCTATTGATG TGAAGGCTTTTCCCAAGGATGACCCAACCAAGCCATGCAAGCTTACTGCCTTTTTCGGTTACAAG TTTTCTCAATTTAAGCATCTTCTCGGAGTTAAGCCAACACCACTCGAGAAGTTACAGGGCATTCCTGTTAAGATCCATTCAGAAAGACTGAACTTACCTAGTCATTTTGACTCCATGACTACTTGGCCTAAATGTAGCACCATTGGAAGTATTCTTG ATCAGGGACATTGTGGAGAAAATTCCACAATGTGGACAATTCCCCAGTGCGACGTGTAG
- the LOC141683438 gene encoding uncharacterized protein LOC141683438 isoform X1 gives MFVVLKINYEKRDIDSFKAIDVKAFPKDDPTKPCKLTAFFGYKFSQFKHLLGVKPTPLEKLQGIPVKIHSERLNLPSHFDSMTTWPKCSTIGSILGTLWRKFHNVDNSPVRRVGDNSDNKHEIILR, from the exons ATGTTTGTG GTTTTGAAGATCAATTATGAGAAGAGAGACATAGACTCATTCAAGGCTATTGATG TGAAGGCTTTTCCCAAGGATGACCCAACCAAGCCATGCAAGCTTACTGCCTTTTTCGGTTACAAG TTTTCTCAATTTAAGCATCTTCTCGGAGTTAAGCCAACACCACTCGAGAAGTTACAGGGCATTCCTGTTAAGATCCATTCAGAAAGACTGAACTTACCTAGTCATTTTGACTCCATGACTACTTGGCCTAAATGTAGCACCATTGGAAGTATTCTTG GGACATTGTGGAGAAAATTCCACAATGTGGACAATTCCCCAGTGCGACGTGTAGGAGACAATTCCGACAACAAGCATGAGATAATTCTGAGATAA